GGCCAGGCTGCGGGATCCGGCCTGCGTGAACTGGCGTTCGCCAGGGACGATCGCGCGGTGCAGGCGGTCCGCGAAGCGAAGTCCATCTCCGTGGAGGACACGTTCGCGACCGATCTGACCGATCCGCACGAGATCGCCGCGGTGATCGACCGGGACGCGGTGCTGGTGGCCGCCCGGATGCGCAAGGCAGGGCTGTTTGCGCGGACGGTGACGATCAAGGTGCGGCTTGGAGACTTCACCACATGGACGCGATCACGGACGCTGGACGGAGCCACCGACTCCGCCGAGCGAATCCGGGCCGTCGCCCGTGGACTGCTGGGCGGCCTGGCCACAACCAGCGGGGTGCGCCTGCTGGGGGTCGGGGTGGCGAACTTCACCGCGGCCGCCCAGGAGGAGCTGTTCTGGGCCGACGAGGAACTCGGTCCGATGACCGAAGAGGTCACCTCGGTGCCGGCGATGAGGCGGCGGCACGGGTCGAGCGGCGCATGGATCCCCGGCATGGATGTCGAGCACGAAGAACACGGCCGCGGCTGGGTCTGGGGTGCAGGTCACGGGGTCGTCACCGTGCGTTTCGAGACCCGGTTGACCGGTGTCGGTCCGGTCCGCTCGCTCGCGTCCGACGACCCGGGACTTCATCCGGTCGGGCCGCTGCCGATGGCCTTCCAGGTCGATGACAGCGAGGATCCGGCCCCCGGCTAGCGATCCGAGGGCCGGACACGGGACCCACCTATCCGTGCGGCGACGTCAGTTCTTGCGCTGCTGCCTCGCGAACAAGATCAACATCAGCAACAGCACGGCGCCGTAGGCAATCTGCTGGCCGGCATCCGACAGGCCGACGACCTGCAAGAAGCTGAGCAGAACCACGATGGTACCGACGCCGGAGAAGGTGCCTCCGTACCCGCCGACGCCGCCGAAGATGCTGGTGCCGCCGATCACGACTGCCGCGATGGACTTGAGCTGGTACGGTCCGCCCAGGTCGTAGTAGCTCGACCCGATGTAGCCGGTCAGCATGAGGCCGGCCAAGGCGGACATCACGCCCGAGATGACATAGATGGCGATCACGATGACGGCCACCCGCACGCCGGAGGCCTGCGCGGCCCGGCGACTCAGGCCGACCGCGTACAGCTGCATTCCGAAGACCGACTTGCGCAGCACCAGGATGATGCCGATGCCCAGGATTACCCACAGCACCACGCCCCCGGTCAGCACCCCGGCGAACCGGGCCTGCATGAAGGTCACGATCGCGGGACTGGCATTGCCCTTGTTCACGCCTCCGGTGATCAGGTAGCCGGTACCCAGCAGCATCGTCATGGTTGCCAGTGTCATCACCATGTCGGGCACCTTCAACAGTGCGATGCCGACCCCGTTGACCAGACCGACGGTGAGACCGATGAGCAGCGTCAACCCCATCGCGAGCGGCATGTTCGCATTCGAACCGGCCATGACCAGGGCTGTCACCAGGTTGGTGAGTGTCATCACGGCGCCCACCGACAGATCGATGCCGGCGACCAGGATGGCCAGGTTCTGGCCGATGGCGACCACGCCGAGTAGCCCCATCAGCTGCAGCAGGCTTGCGACCTGGGTCGTGCTGCGGTAGCCGGGCGCGAACGTGAACGTCACCGCCAAGACGATCAGCAGGATGAGGTGTGGCGCAATCGTCTGGATGCTCACCGAGCGGCGACGTGAAACCGCGGGGGCCGGAGCGCTCGGACCCGTATCGGCAGTGCTGGTGGCGCTCATGCTGCCCTCCTCAGTTCTGGACGAGAATTCGCGCGGGCGCGGCCGATCAGATAGGGCACACCCAGCGCGGCGATCAGGATCGTCCCGATCACCACGTACTGCCAGTACCCGTTCAGGCCGAGGCTGAACAGCAGGTTGCCGATCAGCCGCAGGGTCACGGCACCGGCAACCGCTCCGGCGATGGTGCCTCGTCCACCGGACAGCAGCGTGCCGCCGATGACCGCCGCGGCGATAGCGTTCATCGTGAAATCGACGCCGAT
The Brooklawnia propionicigenes DNA segment above includes these coding regions:
- a CDS encoding DNA polymerase IV gives rise to the protein MRASASILHLDLDAFFASVEQRDKPSLRGKPVIVGGIGGRGVVATASYEAREFGVGSAMSTAEARRRAPHAAYLGGRFDAYRQSSRIVMALLHELSPVVEPLSIDEAYVDLAAGGIETSSVVELDRLVGDLRAELTRRTEGLSASVGVGSSKFIAKLASEAAKPDGWLVVAPGRELEMITPMSVRAVPGVGPATMERLARLGVVTVADLQRASAKELVRELGQAAGSGLRELAFARDDRAVQAVREAKSISVEDTFATDLTDPHEIAAVIDRDAVLVAARMRKAGLFARTVTIKVRLGDFTTWTRSRTLDGATDSAERIRAVARGLLGGLATTSGVRLLGVGVANFTAAAQEELFWADEELGPMTEEVTSVPAMRRRHGSSGAWIPGMDVEHEEHGRGWVWGAGHGVVTVRFETRLTGVGPVRSLASDDPGLHPVGPLPMAFQVDDSEDPAPG
- a CDS encoding ABC transporter permease — encoded protein: MSATSTADTGPSAPAPAVSRRRSVSIQTIAPHLILLIVLAVTFTFAPGYRSTTQVASLLQLMGLLGVVAIGQNLAILVAGIDLSVGAVMTLTNLVTALVMAGSNANMPLAMGLTLLIGLTVGLVNGVGIALLKVPDMVMTLATMTMLLGTGYLITGGVNKGNASPAIVTFMQARFAGVLTGGVVLWVILGIGIILVLRKSVFGMQLYAVGLSRRAAQASGVRVAVIVIAIYVISGVMSALAGLMLTGYIGSSYYDLGGPYQLKSIAAVVIGGTSIFGGVGGYGGTFSGVGTIVVLLSFLQVVGLSDAGQQIAYGAVLLLMLILFARQQRKN